The Cottoperca gobio chromosome 6, fCotGob3.1, whole genome shotgun sequence genome has a segment encoding these proteins:
- the pskh1 gene encoding serine/threonine-protein kinase H1 homolog produces the protein MGCRNSKVLPEPPGDVQLDLVKKVDPPQPPQTDIYKHFIRGDGTRSKMGGAGGGGGDKADSTSPYQAQAQAATPTASAQPPKDPSDLSDPQRKKVAKYRAKFDPRVTAKYDIKALIGRGSFSRVVRVEHKSTRQPYAIKMIETRYREGREVCESELCVLRRVRHTNIIQLMEVFETAERVYMVMELATGGELFDRIIARGSFTERDATKVLQMVLDGVKYLHTLGITHRDLKPENLLYYHPGADSKIIITDFGLASSRKKGDECLMKTTCGTPEYIAPEILVRKPYTNAVDMWALGVISYILLSGTMPFEDDNRMRLYRQILKGKYSFSGEPWPSVSNLAKDFVERILTVDPSERLTAGQAFKHPWVVSMAASSSMKNLQRCISQNLLKRASSRCHSTKSAQSTRSSRSTKSNKARRVREKELRELNRRYQQQYNG, from the exons ATGGGGTGCAGGAACAGTAAGGTCCTCCCTGAGCCTCCAGGGGATGTTCAGTTGGACCTGGTCAAAAAg GTTGATCCTCCCCAACCTCCTCAGACAGATATCTATAAGCACTTCATACGAGGAGATGGCACTAGGAGCAAGATGGGCGGGGCCGGTGGAGGGGGAGGTGACAAGGCTGACTCCACCTCCCCATATCAGGCCCAGGCCCAAGCTGCCACTCCCACCGCTTCCGCCCAGCCCCCAAAGGACCCGTCCGATCTGTCGGACCCTCAGCGGAAGAAGGTGGCAAAATATCGAGCCAAGTTTGACCCCCGGGTCACAGCCAAGTACGACATCAAAGCTCTGATAGGTCGCGGAAGTTTTAGCCGGGTTGTTCGCGTGGAGCACAAGAGCACGCGGCAGCCGTACGCCATCAAAATGATCGAGACCCGTTACCgggaggggagggaggtgtGCGAGTCAGAGCTGTGTGTTCTGCGACGCGTCCGTCATACCAATATAATCCAGTTGATGGAGGTCTTTGAGACTGCAGAACGTGTCTACATGGTGATGGAGCTGGCTACCGGAGGAGAGCTATTCGACCGGATCATTGCTCGTGGCTCTTTCACGGAGCGGGACGCCACGAAGGTGCTGCAGATGGTGCTGGATGGCGTCAAGTATCTCCACACTTTGGGGATCACTCACAGAGACCTGAAGCCAGAGAACCTGCTCTACTACCACCCTGGAGCCGATTCTAAGATCATCATCACTGACTTTGGTTTGGCCAGTAGCAGGAAGAAGGGAGACGAGTGTCTGATGAAGACCACCTGCGGCACGCCAGAGTACATCGCCCCTGAGATCCTGGTGAGGAAGCCCTACACAAACGCTGTAGACATGTGGGCGCTGGGGGTGATATCGTACATCCTGCTGAGCGGAACCATGCCCTTCGAGGACGACAACCGCATGAGGCTTTACCGGCAGATCCTCAAGGGGAAGTACAGCTTCTCTGGAGAG CCGTGGCCCAGCGTGTCCAACCTGGCCAAAGACTTTGTGGAGCGCATTCTGACGGTGGACCCCAGCGAGCGGCTCACAGCCGGCCAGGCCTTCAAGCACCCCTGGGTCGTCAGCATggccgcctcctcctccatgAAGAACCTACAGCGCTGCATATCTCAGAACCTCCTGAAGCGGGCATCCTCGCGCTGCCACAGCACCAAGTCGGCACAGTCCACTCGCTCCAGCCGCTCCACCAAATCCAACAAAGCCCGGCGGGTGCGAGAGAAGGAGCTGCGTGAGCTGAACCGTCGCTATCAGCAGCAGTACAATGGCTGA